Proteins encoded by one window of Halomonas sp. SH5A2:
- a CDS encoding substrate-binding domain-containing protein: protein MKKTAFVTSASLLSLTWGGLALADNDYITLASTTSTENSGLFDAIIPQFADKTDIDVRVVAVGTGQAFEIARRGDADSLLVHDTTGEEQFVAEGYATERLDVMYNDFVIVGPSDDPADIQTSETVSEAMQQIAESESAFASRGDDSGTNRAELRLWQDAGVNPQGAWYRELGSGMGPTLNTAAGMNAYTLTDRATWVSFENPQDLTLLFEGDEALFNQYGSLLISEERHPHLKHDLAAQWHEWLVSEEGQQAIADYEVDGQQLFFPNAD from the coding sequence GTGAAAAAAACCGCGTTCGTCACCAGCGCAAGCCTGCTAAGCCTGACCTGGGGTGGCCTAGCGCTGGCCGATAACGACTACATCACCCTGGCCTCCACCACATCGACGGAAAACTCAGGGTTGTTTGACGCCATCATTCCCCAGTTTGCCGACAAGACTGATATTGATGTCCGGGTGGTTGCGGTAGGCACCGGTCAGGCATTTGAGATCGCTCGACGCGGTGACGCCGACAGCCTGCTGGTTCACGACACTACAGGCGAGGAGCAGTTTGTCGCAGAGGGTTACGCCACCGAGCGTCTGGACGTCATGTACAACGACTTCGTGATCGTCGGCCCCAGCGATGATCCCGCCGATATTCAAACCAGCGAGACGGTTAGCGAGGCCATGCAGCAGATCGCTGAAAGCGAGTCGGCCTTTGCCTCGCGGGGTGATGACAGCGGCACCAACCGTGCCGAGCTGCGTTTATGGCAAGACGCCGGCGTTAACCCGCAAGGCGCGTGGTACCGCGAGTTGGGCAGCGGTATGGGACCAACGCTCAATACAGCGGCGGGCATGAATGCCTACACCCTCACCGACCGCGCCACCTGGGTGTCTTTTGAAAATCCGCAGGACTTGACCTTGCTGTTTGAAGGCGATGAAGCGCTGTTCAATCAGTACGGTAGCCTGCTGATCTCGGAAGAGCGCCATCCGCACTTGAAACATGACCTCGCCGCCCAGTGGCATGAATGGCTGGTCTCAGAAGAGGGCCAGCAAGCCATCGCTGATTACGAAGTCGATGGCCAACAGCTGTTTTTCCCCAACGCGGACTAA